In a single window of the Salirhabdus salicampi genome:
- the spoIIE gene encoding stage II sporulation protein E, which yields MMESYPKSHSKTLPYSFLASKRVIKDRTRKLLMDKGWMVFIAGFLLGRAIILTSVSPFAIAFFASIWVLRRKLFHKAGLAVLAGAMTVSWSHTTFQLSAILIFCILSALFSHIKRQQKMIPIYVFIACLTPRLTGYMYLGTIEPYQWIFTIVESGLSVVLVLIFMQSVPLISPNKVRKELKNEEIVCMIILLASILTGTIGWVFLDASMEQVLSRYFVLWLAFVAGAAIGSTVGVVTGLVLSLADVASLHQMSLLAFAGLLGGLLKDGKKIGVGLGLMVATVLIGIYGEGGSLFRETLIESTLAVALFLITPEKWIRKIARYIPGTSEHSMEQEQYLQKVRDVTANRVEQFSDMFQALSKSFTKVDALHIEKEDNRETDYFLSNVTEKTCQSCFMKERCWVKQFDQTYDYMKNVMEEMETGEVNHRKKVIRDFEKYCVKSKKMFDTMNYELSYYKANQRLKMQVKESRRFVAEQLKGVSEVMEDFAKEIVKEREIHEQQEMDIIQALQELGFEIEQLDIYSLEAGNVDIEMNLSLYDYHGEAQKIIAPVLSDILDETIVVKNEEVSPFPNGYGYFSFASAHQYIVKTGVAHAAKGGGFISGDSYLVKELGSGKYALAISDGMGNGERAYMESTETLNLLQQILQSGIDEKVAIKSINSILSLRTTDEVFSTLDLAVVDTQNGGVKFLKIGSTPSFIKRGEQINKVEASNLPIGIIQEFDVDVVSDTLKANDLLIMMSDGIFEGPKHIENVDVWMKRKIKEIETEDPQDIADLILEEVIRTKSGDIDDDMTVLVAKIENHNPPWASFAVHKAQ from the coding sequence ATGATGGAGTCATATCCAAAGAGTCATTCGAAAACTTTACCCTATTCTTTTTTAGCTTCGAAAAGAGTGATAAAAGATCGAACGAGAAAGTTATTGATGGATAAAGGGTGGATGGTGTTTATTGCGGGTTTTCTTCTTGGACGAGCAATCATCTTAACATCCGTTTCTCCATTTGCTATAGCTTTCTTTGCATCTATTTGGGTACTCAGAAGAAAGTTATTTCACAAAGCAGGATTGGCTGTACTTGCCGGAGCCATGACCGTTTCATGGTCACATACAACCTTTCAATTGAGTGCAATTTTAATTTTTTGTATTCTTTCGGCTTTATTTAGTCATATTAAAAGGCAACAAAAAATGATCCCTATATATGTTTTTATCGCTTGCTTAACGCCCCGTTTAACCGGCTATATGTACTTAGGGACGATAGAGCCTTACCAATGGATTTTTACAATCGTTGAATCAGGACTAAGCGTTGTCCTCGTTTTAATTTTTATGCAAAGTGTTCCGTTAATATCACCTAATAAAGTGAGAAAAGAGTTAAAAAATGAAGAAATCGTTTGTATGATTATCTTGTTGGCATCGATTTTAACTGGGACCATTGGTTGGGTCTTCCTAGATGCTTCAATGGAGCAAGTGTTATCACGGTACTTTGTATTATGGTTGGCATTCGTTGCAGGTGCCGCTATAGGTTCAACAGTTGGTGTTGTTACAGGACTAGTGTTAAGTTTGGCAGATGTTGCAAGCTTACATCAAATGAGTTTATTAGCTTTTGCGGGTTTGTTAGGCGGCTTGCTAAAAGATGGAAAGAAAATTGGAGTAGGACTAGGACTTATGGTAGCCACAGTTTTAATTGGTATATATGGAGAAGGCGGGTCCTTATTTCGGGAGACGTTAATTGAATCGACATTAGCAGTTGCGCTTTTCCTCATTACACCAGAAAAGTGGATAAGGAAAATTGCCAGATATATTCCGGGAACAAGTGAACATTCCATGGAACAAGAACAATATTTACAAAAAGTTCGAGATGTAACAGCAAATCGAGTAGAGCAGTTTTCCGATATGTTCCAGGCATTATCGAAAAGCTTTACAAAGGTAGATGCTTTACATATAGAGAAAGAAGACAATCGGGAAACAGATTATTTTTTAAGCAATGTTACTGAAAAAACTTGTCAGTCCTGCTTCATGAAAGAAAGATGTTGGGTGAAACAATTTGATCAAACGTATGATTACATGAAAAATGTTATGGAAGAAATGGAAACAGGGGAAGTGAATCATCGGAAAAAAGTGATTCGGGACTTTGAGAAATATTGTGTAAAATCGAAAAAAATGTTCGACACGATGAATTATGAGTTGTCATACTACAAAGCGAACCAACGATTAAAAATGCAAGTGAAAGAAAGCAGACGATTTGTAGCTGAACAATTAAAAGGTGTTTCTGAAGTGATGGAAGATTTCGCGAAAGAAATTGTGAAGGAACGGGAGATTCATGAACAACAAGAAATGGATATCATACAAGCCTTGCAGGAATTAGGGTTTGAGATTGAGCAACTAGACATCTATAGCTTAGAAGCTGGAAATGTAGACATTGAAATGAATCTATCATTGTATGATTACCATGGGGAAGCACAAAAGATCATTGCTCCTGTTCTGTCGGATATCTTGGATGAGACAATTGTTGTCAAAAATGAAGAGGTATCACCATTTCCGAATGGGTATGGATATTTCTCTTTTGCTTCTGCGCATCAATACATTGTAAAAACAGGCGTAGCACACGCTGCAAAAGGTGGCGGATTTATATCGGGAGATAGTTATTTAGTAAAAGAGTTAGGTAGTGGAAAGTATGCTTTAGCTATAAGTGATGGTATGGGTAACGGGGAAAGAGCGTATATGGAGAGTACCGAAACGCTAAATTTATTACAACAAATTTTACAGTCGGGAATTGACGAAAAGGTAGCGATAAAATCCATTAATTCGATATTATCGCTACGCACAACGGATGAAGTATTTTCCACGTTAGATTTAGCAGTGGTTGATACACAAAACGGAGGAGTAAAATTTTTGAAAATCGGGTCTACGCCAAGTTTTATTAAACGCGGGGAACAAATCAATAAAGTAGAAGCAAGTAATCTACCAATAGGTATAATACAAGAATTTGATGTAGACGTCGTTAGTGATACATTAAAGGCGAATGACTTACTCATTATGATGAGTGATGGTATATTTGAAGGTCCGAAGCATATTGAAAATGTAGATGTTTGGATGAAACGTAAAATAAAGGAAATTGAAACTGAAGATCCGCAGGATATCGCTGATTTAATTTTAGAAGAGGTGATTCGGACAAAATCAGGTGATATCGATGACGATATGACGGTTTTAGTAGCTAAAATAGAAAATCATAACCCTCCATGGGCGTCCTTTGCTGTTCATAAGGCCCAATAG